A region of Lagenorhynchus albirostris chromosome 20, mLagAlb1.1, whole genome shotgun sequence DNA encodes the following proteins:
- the MED11 gene encoding mediator of RNA polymerase II transcription subunit 11 isoform X1: MHFAKGENPGVTMATYSLANERLRALEDIEREIGAILQNAGTVILELSKEKTNERLLDRQAAAFTASVQHVEAELSAQIRYLTQVATGQPHEGSSYSSRKDCQMALKRVDYARLKLSEVARTCEQMLEN, encoded by the exons ATG CATTTCGCAAAAGGAGAGAATCCCGGAGTAACGATGGCTACCTACAGCTTGGCGAACGAGCGATTACGCGCCCTGGAAGACATCGAACGGGAAATTGGAGCCATTCTTCAGAATGCAG GTACAGTGATCTTGGAACTTTCCAAGGAAAAAACCAATGAGCGGCTCCTAGACCGACAGGCAGCCGCTTTCACCGCGTCGGTGCAGCACGTGGAGGCGGAGCTGTCGGCTCAGATCCGCTATCTCactcag GTGGCCACAGGGCAGCCCCATGAGGGCTCCAGCTACTCTTCGAGGAAGGACTGTCAGATGGCCCTGAAGCGAGTGGACTATGCTCGTCTCAAGCTCAGTGAGGTGGCTCGAACCTGTGAGCAGATGCTGGAAAACTAG
- the MED11 gene encoding mediator of RNA polymerase II transcription subunit 11 isoform X2, with product MATYSLANERLRALEDIEREIGAILQNAGTVILELSKEKTNERLLDRQAAAFTASVQHVEAELSAQIRYLTQVATGQPHEGSSYSSRKDCQMALKRVDYARLKLSEVARTCEQMLEN from the exons ATGGCTACCTACAGCTTGGCGAACGAGCGATTACGCGCCCTGGAAGACATCGAACGGGAAATTGGAGCCATTCTTCAGAATGCAG GTACAGTGATCTTGGAACTTTCCAAGGAAAAAACCAATGAGCGGCTCCTAGACCGACAGGCAGCCGCTTTCACCGCGTCGGTGCAGCACGTGGAGGCGGAGCTGTCGGCTCAGATCCGCTATCTCactcag GTGGCCACAGGGCAGCCCCATGAGGGCTCCAGCTACTCTTCGAGGAAGGACTGTCAGATGGCCCTGAAGCGAGTGGACTATGCTCGTCTCAAGCTCAGTGAGGTGGCTCGAACCTGTGAGCAGATGCTGGAAAACTAG
- the CXCL16 gene encoding C-X-C motif chemokine 16, whose amino-acid sequence MMLSWELRILLLLLFLLCHTPPGDGNEGSIAGSCPCDRRISSHSPPNDHIMGHLRKYLKVYQRCSSYVRFQLPSGSVCGGSSDRWVQELMRCFDREECGRAHARSVARQGHVPPRSTQVPEPTEKTPSATGTPSQKYLPSTLQPTQQPISPEGATLLDQKLIHTNETTTYTLGHRLGARPGARGNQRQLGENVGPAAGTSAMVPVLSLLGIVFLLTGALLYMLCEKRRKQSLQCPPDLHLHYVRVAADANA is encoded by the exons ATGATGCTGAGCTGGGAACTCCGGATCCTCTTGCTCCTACTCTTTCTATTGTGCCACACTCCTCCAG GCGATGGCAATGAAGGTAGCATCGCTGGCAGTTGTCCCTGTGATAGAAGAATTTCTTCCCACTCCCCTCCTAACGATCACATCATGGGACATCTCCGAAAATACCTGAAAGTCTATCAACGTTGCTCTTCCTACGTCAG GTTCCAGCTACCCTCGGGAAGTGTGTGTGGAGGCAGCAGTGACCGGTGGGTCCAGGAACTGATGCGCTGCTTTGATCGTGAAG AATGTGGACGTGCTCACGCCAGGAGTGTGGCCCGCCAGGGACATGTACCTCCCCGCAGCACCCAAGTTCCTGAGCCCACAGAAAAGACACCTTCAGCCACGGGCACCCCCTCACAGAAGTACCTGCCATCCACCCTGCAGCCTACCCAGCAGCCCATCTCTCCAGAAGGAGCAACTTTGTTGGACCAAAAGCTCATCCACACCAATGAGACTACCACTTACACTTTGGGCCACCGTCTGGGGGCaaggcctggggccagggggaACCAGAGGCAGCTGGGAGAGAATGTGGGTCCTGCAGCTGGGACATCAGCCATGGTGCCAGTGCTGTCCCTCTTGGGCATCGTTTTCCTCCTCACTGGAGCCCTGCTCTACATGCTGTGcgagaagaggaggaagcagtCACTGCAGTGTCCTCCAG aTTTGCACCTTCATTATGTGCGTGTGGCAGCAGACGCCAATGCTTAA